The proteins below are encoded in one region of Bacillus vallismortis:
- a CDS encoding terminase large subunit, producing MTIEHLDPGTLYAKKVVSGEITACKKVIKACQRHLRDLERAADPSYEYEYEYRPEKAKKVIKFLEMLPDISTGKPTKLALFQKFIVYMLYAWRNKETGFRRFTKAYISMARKGGKSVLVAGLSLYELIYGEAPKFDRQIYATANSRGQAKTVFKMISMQLKKIRSKSKFMRKWTKIIQNEIRYLKDDCVIMPLSRDTDNLDSLNVLIGILDEYHTASNTKMMEVLESSQGQQDQGLILIISTAGFKLNGPMYSQEYPYVDDILSGRKENENYFAIVYEQDDEEEIYDESTWIKSNPLLEVEGLQKKILKNLRKKLKEALDKDDLNGTLVKNFNIWQSASSESFINGNDWKKRGVDAAPDITGKPVYIGIDLSRTDDLSALGFIYPLEDENETFYVDSHSFVGTKGGLDNKIERDKLDYRTLAKAGYCTITDKKSGIINLQQVVDYMINHIKEFDLQVKGIFFDPYNISLFLNEIEKYGYEDVLIEVRQGPRTLSEPTKDFRLNVFDGKIIHSKNPLLDTAMHNAMLKKVNDTIQIDKALYREKIDPAAAMMNAHTGAMYHYKQEEFDWNSYYESEEFTL from the coding sequence ATGACGATTGAACATCTTGACCCCGGCACGCTTTACGCGAAAAAGGTTGTCAGCGGAGAAATAACGGCATGTAAGAAAGTCATAAAAGCCTGTCAGCGTCACCTGAGAGATTTGGAAAGAGCAGCTGACCCGTCTTATGAATATGAATATGAATACAGACCAGAAAAGGCAAAAAAGGTCATTAAGTTTCTTGAGATGCTGCCAGATATATCAACGGGAAAGCCCACAAAGCTGGCTTTGTTTCAAAAGTTCATTGTGTACATGCTCTATGCTTGGAGGAATAAAGAGACCGGCTTCCGGCGATTCACCAAAGCGTATATAAGCATGGCGAGAAAGGGCGGTAAATCTGTACTCGTTGCGGGTCTATCACTATACGAGTTGATTTACGGCGAAGCACCTAAGTTTGACAGGCAAATTTATGCGACAGCTAATTCAAGAGGCCAGGCGAAAACCGTCTTTAAAATGATTTCGATGCAGCTTAAAAAGATACGAAGTAAATCGAAATTCATGAGGAAATGGACAAAGATTATACAAAATGAAATCCGGTACCTGAAAGATGACTGCGTCATTATGCCTTTATCGAGGGATACCGATAACTTGGACAGCTTGAACGTTCTTATTGGAATTCTCGACGAGTACCACACAGCGTCCAACACGAAAATGATGGAAGTCCTTGAGTCTTCCCAAGGTCAGCAGGACCAGGGCCTTATCTTAATCATTAGTACAGCCGGCTTTAAGCTGAACGGCCCCATGTATTCGCAAGAGTATCCTTATGTTGACGATATTCTAAGTGGTCGTAAGGAAAACGAAAACTATTTTGCGATTGTCTATGAACAGGATGACGAAGAGGAAATTTACGACGAAAGCACTTGGATAAAAAGCAATCCACTACTTGAGGTGGAGGGGCTACAAAAGAAAATCTTGAAAAACCTCCGCAAGAAATTGAAGGAGGCTCTTGATAAAGATGATCTAAACGGTACACTCGTAAAAAACTTTAATATATGGCAGTCTGCTTCCTCTGAAAGCTTTATCAACGGGAACGATTGGAAAAAGCGCGGTGTGGATGCTGCGCCTGACATTACAGGGAAGCCGGTTTACATAGGGATTGATTTATCACGAACAGATGATTTATCAGCCCTTGGCTTCATTTATCCGTTAGAGGATGAAAATGAGACATTTTATGTGGACAGTCACTCGTTTGTTGGAACAAAAGGTGGACTGGATAATAAAATTGAGCGTGACAAACTGGACTATCGTACTCTCGCGAAAGCCGGATACTGCACAATTACGGACAAAAAATCCGGAATCATTAATCTGCAGCAGGTTGTGGATTATATGATCAATCATATTAAAGAATTTGATTTACAAGTAAAGGGAATCTTCTTTGACCCTTACAATATCTCTTTATTCTTAAATGAAATTGAGAAATATGGCTATGAAGATGTGCTGATTGAAGTTCGTCAAGGTCCTCGCACATTATCTGAACCAACAAAAGATTTTCGTTTGAATGTATTCGACGGAAAAATCATACACAGCAAGAACCCATTACTTGATACGGCGATGCACAATGCAATGCTGAAAAAAGTGAATGATACGATTCAAATTGACAAAGCGCTATACAGGGAAAAGATTGACCCTGCAGCGGCAATGATGAACGCACACACGGGCGCTATGTACCATTACAAACAAGAGGAATTTGATTGGAACTCTTATTACGAAAGCGAAGAATTTACTCTTTAG
- a CDS encoding phage portal protein, which translates to MAFFRSLDKQSPGAREFNEIIVGLDGLSYTSVSAIKNSDVFTAILTLSSDIAASPIMVSHNGVEEKNSDLFRLLNEKPNDYYSGYFFKFILVANALMNGQSYAEIIRDKEGTPLELIHMRNSEVYAEQLQDRNEILYRYYPSGGKERVLKPENVLHIKFFSLDGITGMSPLSSLKHEIESQEAGKRLVTDFFRRGVNLSGIVNMKKGHLSPQAKDKIRDEFEKANSGIKNQQRVVVLDENMEFSQLEINTKVLEVVNNYTHSTKQIAKVFGLPAHKLGIEQVNTSLEQANLDYLTNTLSNYFTAIASELNFKMLPYPLNLQLKFQFDTRRFRETDAKTKRENVIALLQNGIFSLNNALAEYGYEPIPNGDNRYMSLNYVNIDLMDEIQKAKAKSLPISSAGEGGEGNV; encoded by the coding sequence GTGGCATTCTTTCGATCGTTAGATAAGCAGAGCCCAGGAGCACGAGAGTTCAATGAAATTATTGTTGGTTTGGACGGCCTGTCTTACACGTCTGTAAGTGCAATAAAAAACAGCGATGTGTTCACTGCGATTCTTACACTATCTTCTGATATTGCGGCGTCTCCAATTATGGTTTCTCATAATGGTGTAGAAGAAAAGAACTCTGATCTATTCAGGCTGCTGAATGAGAAACCCAATGATTATTATTCGGGGTACTTTTTCAAATTCATTCTTGTGGCTAACGCACTAATGAATGGACAATCATACGCCGAAATCATCCGGGACAAAGAAGGAACGCCCTTGGAGCTTATCCATATGCGGAACAGTGAAGTCTATGCCGAGCAGCTGCAGGACCGGAATGAAATACTGTACCGGTATTATCCGTCTGGCGGCAAAGAAAGAGTCTTGAAGCCAGAAAACGTCCTGCACATTAAATTTTTCAGCCTGGACGGTATAACGGGGATGAGCCCTCTTTCCAGTCTAAAGCATGAGATTGAAAGCCAAGAGGCTGGAAAACGGCTTGTTACGGATTTTTTTAGAAGAGGCGTCAATTTAAGCGGTATTGTCAACATGAAAAAAGGTCATTTGTCTCCTCAAGCAAAGGACAAGATTCGTGATGAATTTGAAAAAGCAAACTCAGGGATAAAAAATCAGCAGCGCGTGGTTGTGCTCGACGAAAATATGGAGTTCAGCCAGTTAGAAATTAATACGAAAGTGCTTGAGGTTGTTAATAATTACACGCATTCAACAAAGCAGATCGCCAAAGTGTTTGGACTGCCCGCCCATAAGCTGGGTATTGAACAAGTCAATACATCGCTGGAACAAGCTAACCTGGACTATCTGACAAATACATTATCAAACTATTTCACGGCCATTGCCTCAGAACTGAATTTCAAAATGCTGCCGTATCCTTTAAACCTACAGCTGAAATTTCAATTCGACACACGGCGATTTAGAGAAACAGACGCGAAAACAAAGCGTGAGAACGTTATTGCCTTGCTGCAAAACGGTATTTTCTCTCTCAATAATGCCCTGGCTGAGTATGGTTACGAGCCAATACCAAACGGGGACAACCGTTACATGAGTTTAAACTATGTGAACATTGATTTGATGGACGAGATTCAGAAAGCAAAAGCAAAGAGCCTGCCGATCTCGTCAGCAGGTGAAGGAGGTGAGGGGAATGTCTAA